Proteins encoded by one window of Erysipelothrix rhusiopathiae:
- the xseA gene encoding exodeoxyribonuclease VII large subunit, whose product MITQDVITVTEFVNELKGVIDQHPSFKNVALVGELSNFKAHHSGHFYFSLKDDKSRITCAMFRRSASKVLFRPKDGDKVVIFGRCEVYTDTGTVQIYADRMNLDGLGDLYIQFEKLKKDFEDRGYFDPNHRKKIPKYPQRIAVIVGENSAAYADITRTLQERWPIAKQIDLLAYVQGDNASKSLVQQIQRAHHEQADTIILGRGGGSIEDLWAFNTPEVVESIFKSEIPIISGIGHESDVTLSDFVSDYRAATPTAAAVAATPNWVEMKAMIRDYKNQYYLAVRNKYLRRSGDYTSLIQSSALKDPVLFVERKQQKLDTLTVRITHQQVLFDESKRMLALISNRMENSLLLKYNNSSNIINQYLGLSSATIQQKMTQSLQKVDMMRSRFDFYSQYIDRSIKQNQGMIQQYDERFYSIMERGLNLKKERLNDILKSLKYRSPLDVIQRNLNQGYIIPRVNDIHVVNAESVNVDDRIQLEFRDGFVLTQVISKEPKDE is encoded by the coding sequence ATGATAACTCAGGATGTAATTACGGTTACAGAATTTGTTAACGAATTAAAAGGTGTTATTGATCAACATCCTTCTTTTAAGAATGTCGCATTAGTCGGTGAGCTTTCGAATTTTAAAGCACATCATAGTGGGCATTTTTATTTTTCCCTCAAGGATGATAAAAGTAGAATTACTTGTGCTATGTTCCGACGTAGTGCAAGCAAAGTATTATTCAGACCTAAAGATGGTGATAAAGTTGTTATCTTTGGACGCTGTGAGGTTTATACCGATACGGGAACTGTCCAAATCTATGCTGATCGTATGAATCTTGATGGTTTGGGTGACTTGTATATTCAATTTGAAAAATTGAAAAAAGATTTTGAAGATCGTGGATATTTTGATCCCAATCATCGTAAAAAAATCCCTAAATATCCGCAACGAATCGCTGTTATTGTTGGTGAAAACAGTGCAGCTTATGCTGATATTACCCGTACACTCCAAGAACGATGGCCAATTGCCAAGCAAATTGATTTGTTAGCCTATGTCCAAGGAGACAATGCCTCTAAAAGTTTGGTACAACAAATTCAAAGAGCACATCATGAACAAGCAGATACGATTATTTTAGGACGTGGTGGGGGATCAATTGAAGACCTCTGGGCTTTTAATACACCGGAAGTAGTTGAATCAATTTTTAAAAGTGAAATTCCAATAATCTCTGGTATTGGACATGAAAGTGATGTTACTTTATCCGATTTTGTTTCAGATTATCGAGCTGCAACGCCCACTGCTGCAGCTGTTGCAGCGACACCAAACTGGGTTGAGATGAAAGCGATGATTCGTGATTATAAAAACCAGTATTACCTTGCGGTACGAAATAAATATCTTCGACGTTCAGGTGATTATACATCGTTGATTCAAAGTAGTGCTTTAAAAGATCCGGTGCTTTTTGTTGAACGTAAACAACAAAAATTAGATACCTTAACCGTACGGATCACACATCAACAAGTTCTATTTGATGAATCAAAACGAATGCTCGCATTAATATCGAATCGTATGGAAAATTCATTATTACTGAAATATAACAACTCGTCTAATATTATAAATCAATATCTCGGTTTGAGTTCTGCGACAATTCAACAGAAGATGACTCAATCACTTCAAAAAGTTGATATGATGCGAAGTCGTTTTGACTTTTATTCGCAGTATATTGATCGAAGTATTAAGCAAAATCAAGGAATGATTCAGCAGTATGATGAACGTTTTTATTCAATTATGGAACGCGGGTTGAACTTGAAAAAAGAGCGTTTAAACGATATACTTAAATCATTAAAGTATCGTTCACCACTCGATGTAATTCAACGAAATTTAAACCAAGGTTATATCATTCCACGTGTAAATGATATCCATGTTGTAAATGCAGAGTCCGTTAATGTTGATGATCGAATTCAATTAGAATTTAGAGATGGATTTGTGCTAACACAAGTCATCAGTAAGGAGCCCAAAGATGAATAA
- a CDS encoding transcription antitermination protein NusB produces MVMSRYNERQNAMSAIYIHLLREQSMQEVLEDNRFVSEVGTFIQDFNLQDEMLQVVMNVEARKDIYSRAIDHYLTKWRFDRLGFIEQAILLMACAELELGYQDKVVIVNEAVNLAKDFSDEESYKLINGVIDAL; encoded by the coding sequence ATGGTAATGTCGCGATATAACGAACGGCAAAATGCAATGTCAGCAATTTATATTCATCTCTTGAGAGAGCAATCCATGCAAGAGGTTCTTGAAGATAATCGCTTCGTATCAGAAGTTGGCACATTTATTCAAGATTTCAATCTTCAGGATGAAATGTTACAAGTAGTGATGAATGTAGAAGCACGTAAAGATATTTATTCGCGAGCAATCGATCATTATTTAACGAAATGGCGTTTTGACCGTTTAGGATTTATTGAACAAGCGATTCTTCTAATGGCTTGTGCTGAATTAGAACTCGGTTATCAAGATAAAGTTGTTATTGTTAATGAGGCGGTTAATCTCGCTAAAGATTTTTCAGACGAGGAATCTTATAAATTAATTAATGGAGTCATTGATGCACTATGA
- a CDS encoding Asp23/Gls24 family envelope stress response protein, translating into MSNEYVLIQNEKTGLGQIAISNNVINHIVQITVNENDAIFFEDGSGKKSLIVSNENGHVNVDLKVRVKYGKDVERVCRALQNDLQRNIELMVDFSNTSININVVGFKFN; encoded by the coding sequence ATGTCAAATGAATATGTCTTAATTCAAAATGAGAAGACTGGTCTTGGTCAAATTGCAATTTCGAACAATGTTATTAATCATATTGTTCAGATTACAGTGAATGAAAATGATGCTATCTTTTTTGAAGATGGATCAGGTAAAAAATCATTGATTGTTTCAAATGAAAACGGTCATGTTAATGTCGATCTTAAAGTACGCGTAAAATATGGTAAAGATGTTGAACGTGTATGTCGTGCATTACAAAATGATTTGCAACGCAACATTGAATTAATGGTTGATTTCAGTAATACTTCAATCAACATTAACGTTGTAGGATTTAAGTTTAATTAG
- a CDS encoding DUF4303 domain-containing protein, whose amino-acid sequence MVVSKRTAIANIKKETGLFLEENMKHFIIDNASMEFYAMAVDVNSQNGMLSISLNTDFDFKKKLLQYRIQSQNDQYNQNDAIERLKFTTNEWHYQAFASMCPLNEDLYEHYFSQNFETYLDIITACLIEFKDTEAYDMIPKCDCFSIFCKAEEEPHNISLNRIKRIEDKMVI is encoded by the coding sequence ATGGTTGTAAGTAAGCGCACGGCAATTGCCAATATCAAAAAAGAAACTGGATTATTTCTTGAGGAAAATATGAAGCATTTTATTATTGACAATGCATCGATGGAATTTTATGCCATGGCTGTAGATGTGAACTCTCAAAATGGTATGCTAAGCATCTCTCTCAATACAGATTTTGATTTTAAAAAGAAATTACTGCAGTATCGTATCCAAAGTCAAAATGATCAATATAATCAAAACGATGCAATCGAAAGGTTAAAGTTCACGACGAATGAGTGGCATTATCAAGCTTTCGCATCGATGTGTCCATTAAATGAAGATTTATATGAACATTATTTTAGTCAAAATTTTGAGACGTATCTGGATATAATTACAGCATGTTTAATTGAGTTTAAAGACACTGAAGCATATGATATGATTCCGAAATGTGACTGCTTTTCAATTTTTTGTAAAGCGGAGGAAGAACCCCATAATATCTCATTAAATCGAATCAAACGCATCGAAGATAAAATGGTCATTTGA
- a CDS encoding RsmB/NOP family class I SAM-dependent RNA methyltransferase has product MKLTADYQKMLIESFGEPQYQKIIAAYQMDSVHGLRLNPLKPCVLPFSGIASRIDPTILIPDDYAKTVTHPLSHAGCYYIQDPTATTPVSALRVEPNDIVLDLCAAPGGKTTQILSALTTGFLISNEIDSKRNIKLQHNYDRWGSERGVVTQMDTDELVDKLNNTFDKVLLDAPCSGEGLYRRTPDFALEFKNSEPLRFSRLQKQLLENAFRACVDGGVIVYSTCTLNFHENEQVILSFLEEHPKCQLEPVDLSEKSSGYLGLGEQVARYFPSKDGEGHFIARIRVYKENTSRHLLNFGINEPTSFNCFDRKLVGNIQEKSGKIYGLRHRGFLDEPLHITRDGVFIGEIKKNRIEYSHTLAQSLNFTDVFEQLELDLDTAYRYLYGHPINTTIKGIHCVTYQGHVLGFVKGDGKKGNNRYPKGLRNKFESYK; this is encoded by the coding sequence ATGAAACTAACGGCTGATTATCAAAAAATGCTCATCGAATCATTTGGTGAACCACAATATCAAAAAATTATAGCGGCATACCAAATGGATTCCGTTCATGGATTAAGACTGAACCCATTAAAACCATGTGTTTTACCTTTTAGTGGAATAGCTTCACGTATCGATCCTACAATTCTAATACCAGATGATTATGCAAAGACAGTAACACATCCTTTAAGCCATGCAGGATGCTACTATATTCAAGACCCTACAGCGACAACACCGGTCAGTGCGTTAAGGGTTGAGCCTAATGACATTGTTCTGGATTTGTGTGCCGCACCGGGTGGCAAAACGACACAAATTCTAAGTGCATTAACAACAGGGTTCCTAATAAGTAATGAAATTGATTCCAAACGTAATATAAAATTACAACATAATTATGATCGATGGGGTTCCGAACGTGGCGTTGTTACACAAATGGATACGGATGAATTGGTAGACAAGCTTAATAATACCTTTGATAAAGTGTTATTGGATGCACCATGTAGTGGAGAAGGTCTATATCGTCGTACTCCTGATTTTGCCCTTGAGTTTAAAAATTCTGAACCCCTCCGTTTTAGTCGACTACAAAAACAGCTGCTCGAAAATGCTTTTAGGGCATGTGTCGATGGTGGTGTGATTGTCTATTCAACATGTACTTTAAATTTTCACGAAAATGAACAAGTTATTCTCTCTTTTTTGGAGGAACATCCAAAGTGTCAATTAGAACCTGTAGACCTATCCGAGAAAAGTAGTGGATATCTTGGATTAGGAGAACAAGTTGCCCGTTATTTTCCTTCCAAAGATGGTGAAGGGCATTTTATAGCTCGAATTCGCGTATATAAAGAGAATACAAGCCGTCATCTTCTAAACTTCGGTATCAATGAACCAACATCTTTTAACTGTTTTGATCGGAAGTTGGTTGGAAATATACAAGAAAAATCAGGTAAAATTTATGGACTTCGTCATCGAGGTTTTCTTGATGAACCCCTCCATATAACGCGTGATGGTGTTTTTATCGGAGAAATTAAGAAAAACCGTATTGAATATAGTCATACACTTGCTCAATCGCTTAATTTCACAGATGTTTTTGAACAACTCGAATTAGATCTGGATACAGCTTATCGCTACCTGTATGGACATCCTATTAATACGACAATAAAAGGAATTCATTGTGTTACATATCAAGGTCATGTTTTAGGTTTTGTCAAAGGTGATGGAAAAAAAGGGAATAATCGTTATCCTAAGGGATTACGCAATAAATTTGAATCCTATAAATAA
- a CDS encoding bifunctional riboflavin kinase/FAD synthetase, which translates to MKQITIRDYLQLHRNDHQLAACIGYFDGLHRGHQILINEAKKIGQEFNYETALITFDPDPWTVIHNKSHVKHLTPIKEKVRIAESLGIDYLITIEFTKDLSKLSPLEFIEKILVPLNVKTLICGADYKFGYRGEGSVDDLEALGHYYFDTHVVPLDHVNEQKIGTTAITQAILNGDVQQANDLLGRLYSISGFVVGGQHRGREIGFPTANMDVVDEYVIPKQGVYAGFVEVKGTMYQSVINIGHNPTFNTTEHLSLETYILDFDEDIYGEVIKQSFVKRLRDELKFDSIETLVEQMHRDVKEARLILDETNG; encoded by the coding sequence ATGAAACAAATTACAATACGAGATTATCTACAACTTCATCGTAATGATCATCAACTCGCAGCATGCATTGGTTATTTTGATGGCTTACATCGAGGTCATCAAATTTTAATTAATGAAGCAAAAAAGATAGGTCAAGAGTTTAATTATGAAACAGCACTTATAACATTTGATCCAGATCCTTGGACTGTGATTCATAATAAATCTCATGTAAAACATCTAACACCAATAAAAGAAAAAGTTCGTATTGCGGAATCTTTAGGTATTGATTATTTGATTACCATTGAATTTACGAAGGATTTATCAAAATTATCACCACTAGAGTTTATAGAGAAAATCCTTGTGCCTCTCAATGTTAAGACACTTATCTGTGGTGCAGATTATAAATTTGGTTATCGTGGTGAAGGGTCTGTTGATGATTTAGAGGCACTTGGGCATTATTATTTTGATACCCATGTTGTCCCTTTAGATCACGTGAATGAACAGAAAATCGGCACGACGGCAATTACACAAGCGATTTTAAATGGTGATGTACAACAGGCAAATGACTTATTAGGAAGACTTTATTCAATAAGTGGATTTGTTGTGGGTGGTCAACATCGTGGGCGAGAAATTGGGTTTCCTACGGCTAACATGGATGTAGTAGACGAATATGTTATACCAAAACAAGGTGTATATGCAGGTTTTGTAGAGGTTAAGGGAACAATGTATCAATCGGTCATAAATATTGGTCATAATCCAACCTTTAATACAACGGAACATTTATCTCTTGAAACATACATTCTTGATTTTGACGAAGATATTTATGGTGAAGTAATTAAACAATCCTTTGTGAAGCGTCTTCGTGATGAATTGAAATTTGATTCCATTGAAACGCTTGTCGAACAAATGCATCGTGATGTAAAAGAAGCGAGATTGATCCTTGATGAAACTAACGGCTGA
- the truB gene encoding tRNA pseudouridine(55) synthase TruB → MDGILCINKPQEMTSFDVVAKVRKLLKVKVGHSGTLDPMATGVLVLAVNQATKALPYLGLNDKTYRGKCKLGMKTSTGDIWGAVEEQASIPQYSREDVLTCFEKLTGPQTQRVPKVSAKKINGKKSYEYVFNDEEVKQLYTDITIYNLELIALEGDEIEFRAFVSNGTYIRTLCEDIGMLLGTLGTMSALEREQVGPYTLENALTLEALTPETKLISVKDTIALPKIVNPRMEDYVKNGKRLELDIEEDQVLIDTGTYYAVYEREHETTFKSVRGLW, encoded by the coding sequence ATGGACGGTATCTTATGTATTAACAAACCACAAGAAATGACATCGTTTGATGTGGTAGCGAAAGTGCGAAAATTATTAAAAGTCAAAGTAGGGCATAGTGGAACTTTGGATCCAATGGCCACAGGTGTTTTAGTGTTAGCAGTGAATCAAGCAACGAAAGCACTTCCTTATTTAGGTTTAAATGACAAAACGTATCGAGGGAAATGTAAGTTGGGTATGAAGACTTCAACCGGTGATATTTGGGGAGCGGTAGAAGAACAAGCGTCTATACCGCAATATTCGAGAGAAGATGTTTTGACATGTTTTGAGAAACTTACGGGCCCTCAAACACAACGCGTTCCGAAAGTTTCCGCAAAAAAAATAAATGGTAAAAAATCCTATGAGTATGTGTTCAATGATGAAGAGGTTAAACAACTCTACACAGACATAACAATCTATAATTTAGAACTTATTGCTCTTGAAGGTGATGAAATTGAATTCAGAGCGTTCGTGTCAAACGGTACTTATATTCGTACCCTTTGCGAAGATATTGGTATGTTGTTGGGTACGCTGGGGACGATGTCGGCTCTAGAACGTGAACAGGTAGGACCTTATACGCTTGAGAATGCTTTGACTTTAGAAGCGTTGACGCCTGAAACTAAGTTGATATCTGTAAAAGATACAATTGCTTTACCTAAAATCGTAAACCCCCGCATGGAGGATTATGTTAAAAATGGAAAGAGACTTGAATTAGATATTGAAGAAGATCAAGTTCTTATTGATACGGGCACTTATTATGCCGTATACGAACGAGAACATGAAACAACATTTAAATCAGTAAGAGGACTTTGGTAA
- a CDS encoding ABC transporter substrate-binding protein/permease, whose product MQSKNMKKVLLLFLVLLTITGCTNSGHRQDDLVVGMECNYAPFNWTQSTETEFTEPLSDGHSYCDGYDVQMARHIAKELDRNLVIKEHAVFKGLLESAKVGDIDLIIAGMTNTEERRQEVDFTDVYYTSQMVLVTKKNSPYVDAKTLQDFSGAHVSAQIGTMHDQLVDQIPAVKHGVPLESFPFLTTAVNNNAIDAFVSEKPVALAITSSNPNLSIVEFEGNNGFIVDAEEVTVSIGIAKGNDKLLSDVNNALSKLSPEQRDVMMSDAIKRQPSSNEDQTKLMPSGFFAGVGFLIQNNWKLFLNGLGITLLIALTGTSFGLIIGLFIAGLRQIKISDRDKGITRLFKRIMNVIVTAYVQYLRGTPMMVQGILIYYGLRGLEVAISPLTAGIIIISINTSAYMSEIIRAGIQAIDKGQNEAARSLGMTEAQTLRYVILPQAIRNAIPAIGNEFVVNIKDSSVLNVITVSELFFQGNRLTGIYYRQMEPFFIVSLIYLVLTICSTQILNMIEKRMDAPKGSYPASVTHKVHFGKKEGGN is encoded by the coding sequence ATGCAGAGCAAAAACATGAAAAAAGTATTACTTTTATTTCTAGTTCTATTAACCATTACTGGTTGTACGAACTCAGGTCATCGACAGGATGATTTAGTGGTTGGAATGGAATGTAACTATGCCCCATTCAACTGGACACAATCTACAGAAACAGAATTTACAGAACCATTATCCGATGGTCATAGTTATTGTGATGGTTATGATGTTCAAATGGCTCGTCATATCGCTAAAGAACTCGATCGTAATTTAGTCATCAAAGAACACGCGGTATTTAAAGGCTTACTCGAATCCGCTAAAGTTGGTGATATTGATCTTATTATTGCAGGAATGACAAACACAGAAGAACGTCGTCAAGAAGTTGATTTTACTGATGTGTACTATACAAGTCAAATGGTACTTGTAACCAAGAAAAACAGTCCTTATGTAGATGCAAAAACACTTCAAGATTTCTCGGGTGCTCATGTATCAGCACAAATTGGTACTATGCATGATCAACTTGTGGATCAAATTCCTGCTGTAAAGCATGGCGTACCACTTGAGTCATTTCCGTTTTTAACAACCGCTGTCAATAATAATGCGATTGATGCATTTGTTTCCGAAAAACCCGTTGCACTTGCAATCACAAGTAGTAACCCCAACTTATCAATTGTTGAGTTTGAAGGAAATAATGGTTTTATCGTAGACGCAGAAGAAGTTACTGTTTCAATTGGTATTGCGAAAGGAAATGATAAACTCCTTAGTGATGTAAATAATGCATTAAGCAAGTTATCACCTGAACAACGTGATGTAATGATGTCTGACGCTATCAAGCGCCAACCAAGTTCTAATGAAGACCAAACAAAACTAATGCCAAGTGGATTCTTCGCAGGGGTCGGTTTCCTTATTCAAAATAATTGGAAATTATTCTTGAATGGATTAGGTATCACATTGCTTATTGCCTTAACAGGTACCTCTTTCGGTTTAATTATCGGTCTCTTTATTGCTGGCTTACGACAAATTAAAATTAGTGACCGCGATAAAGGTATCACACGACTCTTTAAACGTATCATGAATGTCATTGTAACCGCATATGTTCAGTATTTACGTGGGACTCCAATGATGGTTCAAGGAATCTTAATTTATTATGGATTACGTGGATTAGAGGTTGCCATTTCACCACTTACTGCAGGGATTATCATTATATCGATTAATACCTCTGCTTATATGTCTGAAATTATTCGTGCTGGTATTCAAGCCATCGACAAAGGTCAAAATGAAGCTGCACGTTCACTTGGAATGACGGAAGCACAAACATTACGCTATGTAATTTTACCGCAAGCGATTCGAAACGCTATTCCAGCTATTGGGAATGAATTTGTTGTTAATATCAAAGATTCATCCGTATTAAATGTAATTACAGTTTCCGAACTATTCTTCCAAGGGAATCGTCTTACAGGTATTTATTACCGACAAATGGAACCATTCTTTATTGTTTCACTCATTTATTTAGTCCTTACAATTTGTTCAACTCAAATCTTGAATATGATTGAAAAAAGAATGGATGCACCAAAAGGAAGTTATCCCGCATCAGTTACCCATAAAGTTCATTTTGGTAAAAAAGAAGGAGGTAATTAA
- a CDS encoding amino acid ABC transporter ATP-binding protein, protein MSFLSISHLNKSFGELQVLKDINLEIKKGEVVSCIGSSGSGKSTLLRCINLLETFDNGTITFNNEDVTDQQMDINKYRSQVGMIFQSFNLFNNKSVLENCTLAPIKVLKVDPKEAEAEAIKNLERVGMVEFKDQNVKQLSGGQKQRIAIARALCMKPEFLLLDEPTSALDPEMVGDVLEVIKSLAKEGYTMFIVTHEMDFAREVSDRILFMDSGIILEEGSPEELFLNPKEERTKQFLTRFMKV, encoded by the coding sequence ATGAGTTTTTTATCCATATCCCATTTAAATAAGTCATTTGGTGAATTACAAGTCTTAAAAGATATAAACCTTGAGATTAAAAAAGGTGAAGTTGTTTCATGTATTGGATCCAGTGGTAGTGGTAAATCAACACTTCTTCGTTGCATTAACCTCCTTGAAACCTTTGATAATGGTACCATCACTTTCAATAATGAAGATGTTACTGATCAACAAATGGATATCAATAAGTATCGATCCCAAGTAGGAATGATTTTCCAATCCTTTAACCTTTTCAATAATAAATCGGTCTTAGAAAACTGTACCCTCGCACCGATTAAGGTCTTAAAAGTTGATCCGAAAGAAGCTGAGGCTGAAGCGATTAAAAACCTGGAACGTGTTGGGATGGTAGAATTTAAAGATCAAAACGTAAAACAACTATCAGGCGGCCAAAAACAACGCATTGCGATTGCACGAGCATTATGCATGAAACCAGAATTTCTCCTCTTAGATGAGCCTACATCAGCTCTAGACCCAGAAATGGTCGGAGATGTACTCGAAGTTATTAAGAGCTTAGCAAAAGAAGGCTACACAATGTTTATCGTAACGCATGAAATGGATTTTGCTCGTGAAGTAAGCGATCGAATTCTGTTTATGGACAGTGGTATTATTCTCGAAGAAGGTTCACCCGAAGAATTATTCTTAAACCCGAAAGAAGAACGTACAAAACAGTTCTTAACACGATTCATGAAAGTATAA
- the rbfA gene encoding 30S ribosome-binding factor RbfA — translation MTVKKERIESIIKRELAPVIQNRLNDPSLKFVSITEVDVTNDFSFATIYVSFLEDSKKQPGMDALNKAKGMLRSEVSKALSIRRTPELIFKLDESSEYGAKIDGILESLKK, via the coding sequence ATGACAGTTAAAAAAGAACGTATTGAATCTATCATTAAGCGTGAACTTGCACCAGTTATTCAAAATCGATTAAATGATCCAAGTTTAAAATTTGTAAGTATTACAGAAGTGGATGTTACCAATGACTTCTCATTTGCTACAATCTATGTTAGTTTTTTAGAAGATTCTAAGAAACAACCTGGAATGGATGCTTTAAATAAAGCTAAAGGCATGCTTCGTTCAGAAGTAAGTAAAGCATTGAGTATTCGTCGTACTCCTGAATTAATTTTTAAACTCGATGAATCATCAGAATATGGTGCTAAAATCGATGGTATTTTAGAATCGCTTAAAAAATAA
- the infB gene encoding translation initiation factor IF-2 yields the protein MSNKKRQRNNKNKQNRNNKRPAQDNFKPKDNVVISEIEYTDGITVKDLSEKINKSPAEVIKLLFMMGTMVTINTSLDDDTVQLICMEYEVEATRVEPVDELTLDDEEKDDPKTLEQRPPIVTIMGHVDHGKTTTLDTIRNTDVVADEFGGITQHIGAYQITHKGKKITFLDTPGHEAFTAMRARGASVTDIVIVVVAADDGVMPQTREAVDHARAANVPLIVAINKIDKPNINIDRVYSEFSDLGVMPEEWGGDTVFVKISAKSGEGIEELLETVLVASELEELKANPNRLAFGTVIEAKLDKSRGPVATLLVQKGTLRQGDPVVVGTTFGRVRKMVDNRGRELQEALPSMPVEIIGLSDVPIAGDSFRAFKDEKSSRAVADKRNQARILADRNQTSALSLDDLSQQIADGEIQDINVILKTDVQGSAEAVKASLERIEVGDGHDVRVNVIRATVGGITENDIMLASASNAIIIGFNIRPTAAIRKKADEEGIEIRLYNIIYKAIEAMEAAMKGMLAPVFEEKIFGQAEVREIYKVSKVGTIAGCMVTDGKMLKESGVRLMRDGVVIYEGQMASLKRFQNDAKEVSQGFDCGITIENYNDIKEGDVIESFGEIEVEQK from the coding sequence GTGAGTAATAAAAAAAGACAGAGAAATAATAAAAACAAACAAAATCGTAATAATAAGCGTCCCGCTCAGGACAACTTTAAACCGAAAGATAACGTCGTAATTTCGGAAATTGAGTATACTGATGGTATTACGGTTAAAGATTTATCAGAAAAAATTAATAAGAGTCCAGCAGAAGTCATCAAGCTCTTATTTATGATGGGAACAATGGTTACGATCAACACTTCTTTAGATGATGATACAGTTCAGTTAATTTGTATGGAATACGAAGTTGAAGCAACTCGTGTAGAACCAGTAGATGAATTAACACTGGATGATGAAGAAAAAGATGATCCAAAAACACTTGAACAACGTCCTCCAATCGTTACAATTATGGGTCATGTTGACCACGGTAAAACAACGACATTGGATACAATTCGTAATACAGATGTTGTTGCAGATGAATTTGGTGGAATCACACAACATATTGGTGCTTACCAAATTACCCATAAAGGGAAAAAGATTACATTCTTAGATACTCCAGGTCACGAGGCTTTCACAGCGATGCGTGCTCGTGGAGCAAGTGTTACCGATATTGTTATTGTTGTTGTAGCTGCTGACGATGGTGTCATGCCACAAACACGTGAAGCAGTTGATCATGCTCGTGCAGCGAATGTACCGCTTATCGTAGCTATCAATAAAATTGACAAACCAAATATCAATATTGATCGTGTGTATTCAGAATTCAGTGATCTTGGAGTTATGCCAGAAGAATGGGGTGGAGACACTGTATTCGTTAAGATTTCTGCTAAATCAGGCGAGGGAATTGAAGAGTTACTTGAAACAGTTCTTGTTGCTTCTGAATTAGAAGAATTAAAAGCAAACCCAAATCGTTTAGCGTTTGGTACTGTTATTGAAGCGAAACTCGATAAAAGTCGTGGACCGGTTGCAACCTTACTTGTTCAAAAAGGAACATTACGTCAAGGTGATCCAGTTGTAGTAGGTACTACATTTGGTCGTGTACGTAAAATGGTTGATAACCGTGGTCGTGAGTTACAAGAAGCATTACCTTCAATGCCAGTTGAAATCATTGGTTTAAGTGATGTTCCAATTGCGGGTGATTCATTTAGAGCGTTTAAAGATGAAAAGAGCTCACGTGCTGTTGCAGATAAACGTAACCAAGCTCGTATCTTAGCGGATCGTAATCAAACAAGTGCATTAAGTCTTGATGATTTATCACAACAAATTGCTGATGGTGAAATTCAAGATATTAATGTTATTCTAAAAACAGATGTTCAAGGTTCAGCAGAAGCTGTAAAAGCATCGCTAGAACGAATTGAAGTTGGTGATGGACATGATGTTCGTGTAAACGTAATTCGTGCTACCGTAGGTGGAATTACCGAAAATGATATCATGCTTGCATCTGCATCAAATGCAATTATTATAGGATTTAATATCCGTCCTACTGCAGCGATTCGAAAGAAAGCTGATGAAGAGGGTATTGAAATTCGTCTCTACAATATTATCTATAAAGCAATTGAAGCTATGGAAGCAGCGATGAAGGGTATGTTAGCGCCTGTATTCGAAGAAAAAATCTTTGGACAAGCTGAAGTACGTGAAATCTATAAAGTTTCTAAAGTTGGTACAATTGCTGGATGTATGGTTACAGATGGTAAAATGCTTAAAGAATCTGGAGTACGCTTAATGCGTGATGGTGTTGTTATTTATGAAGGACAAATGGCTTCATTAAAACGATTCCAAAATGATGCAAAAGAAGTATCTCAAGGATTTGATTGTGGTATTACTATTGAAAACTATAATGATATCAAAGAAGGCGATGTTATTGAATCATTTGGTGAAATTGAAGTTGAACAAAAGTAG